CTTTATTAACTAAATTTACAAGGCTATAAGTCAAATTTTAGATGAAAAATTATTTATGCTTTTTAGCGAAATTGGAATTAACCTTAATGAATAGGAGATAAAATGAATGAAACAAATACAATATGTATCTATGTTATTTTCTATAATAACTATTCTAGCCTGCAGCAAGGAGATTGAAAAAGAACCTGCTTCATTTAAAATTAGCTGGGGCGGAGAACCAAAATCAATAGATCCTCAACTTTCTGAAGAGACGATAGGATCAGCGATAGTTTTGCAAATGTTTAGTGGCATAATGAATATTGATACACAAACTGGAGGTTATAAGCCAGGATTAGCTCAATCTTGGGATATATCTGATGATGGTCTTGTATACACATTTCATTTAAGAGAAGGTCTTGTTTGGAGCGATGGTGTTCCTATTACTGCTGAGAGCATTAGAAAATCTTACCTTAGAATTTTAGATAAAGAAACGGGCTCACAATATGTTGGTATGCTGAAGCCAACAATCAAAAATGCACAGAACTATTTCGATGGCAAGGTAACTGATTCTGAACTTGGCATTAAGGCTTTAAATGACAATACTCTAGAGATAATTCTGGTTAATCCAAAACCTTATTTCCTTACTATGCTAACACACCAATCATTTATACCAGTGCCAGTTCATGCAATTGAAAAACATGGGCAAAACTGGACAAATCCTGAAAACATAGTTGTCAGTGGACCATTTAAACTAAAAGAAAGACTAGTTAATGAAAAAATAATAATTCAGAAAAACGATAAGTACTATAATGCTCCAAGCGTTGAAATAGATGAAGTAGTATTTTACACTATAAGAGATAGCTCAACTTCTTATAGGATGTATGAGAATAATGAAATTGATGCTCTTACATCTGGAACCATTCCATACGATTTAATAAAAGAGATAAAGTTAAGAAATGATCATTACACATCTGCCCTTAATGGTCTTTACTACTTTTCATTTAACACACAAATAAAACCAATAGATGATTCAAGAGTTAGAGAAGCTTTAACCCTTGCTATTGACAGAGAAACATTAACAGAAAAAGTTCTAAATAATGGTAGTATTGCCACAAGAAGAGTAACTCTCAACTTTAACAACTATTCTTACGGTAAAGAATTAAAATTATTTGACCCTGAACGATCAAAAAAATTGCTAGCTGTGGCTGGGTACCCTGACGGTGCGGGTTTCCCTACCCTTAAATTAAAATATAATACTAGTGAGAACCATAAGAAAATCTGTGAATTTATTCAAAATCAATGGTCAATGATTTTAAATATTAAGGTTGAACTTGAAAATGAAGAATGGACTACATTCTTAGCACATAAACAAAGCGGAAATTATGTAATAGCAAGATCTGGCTGGATGGGGGACTATCCGGATCCACTAACCTTTCTAAATTTATTCCAAAAAGAATTCTCTCATTTTAGTTCATATAAATACTTTAATGAAGAATATGAA
The sequence above is drawn from the Candidatus Borreliella tachyglossi genome and encodes:
- a CDS encoding peptide ABC transporter substrate-binding protein; this encodes MKQIQYVSMLFSIITILACSKEIEKEPASFKISWGGEPKSIDPQLSEETIGSAIVLQMFSGIMNIDTQTGGYKPGLAQSWDISDDGLVYTFHLREGLVWSDGVPITAESIRKSYLRILDKETGSQYVGMLKPTIKNAQNYFDGKVTDSELGIKALNDNTLEIILVNPKPYFLTMLTHQSFIPVPVHAIEKHGQNWTNPENIVVSGPFKLKERLVNEKIIIQKNDKYYNAPSVEIDEVVFYTIRDSSTSYRMYENNEIDALTSGTIPYDLIKEIKLRNDHYTSALNGLYYFSFNTQIKPIDDSRVREALTLAIDRETLTEKVLNNGSIATRRVTLNFNNYSYGKELKLFDPERSKKLLAVAGYPDGAGFPTLKLKYNTSENHKKICEFIQNQWSMILNIKVELENEEWTTFLAHKQSGNYVIARSGWMGDYPDPLTFLNLFQKEFSHFSSYKYFNEEYENLIHKSDFELDPIKRQDILRKAEEIIIEKDFPVAPIYIYAGNYLFRNDKWTGWTPNILERFDFSALKKIK